One stretch of Acropora muricata isolate sample 2 chromosome 12, ASM3666990v1, whole genome shotgun sequence DNA includes these proteins:
- the LOC136893526 gene encoding probable RNA-binding protein EIF1AD gives MSKATKRKHVAKEVLDDYVVPDPNQQIVKISGSRGNNLHEVETSDGTKFLVSMPSKFRKSVWIKRGDFVIVDPIEEGNKVCAEIVHILYGKQIKYLKSEGLWPTAFTEKALNEEKQDVKEINSKLHMHGNNGMNDDDDDDNDGDDEDDDDDLFVNPNHQKTTCYVDSDSSEESEDNEH, from the exons ATGTCGAAGGCAACAAAGAGAAAACATGTCGCGAAAGAAGTGCTGGATGATTACGTGGTTCCGGATCCAAACCAGCAAATTGTTAAG ATTTCAGGCAGTCGTGGAAACAATCTCCATGAGGTGGAAACGTCTGATGGCACAAAATTCCTTGTCAGTATGCCATCAAAATTCAGGAAAAGTGTGTGGATAAAAAGAG GAGATTTTGTCATTGTGGATCCCATTGAAGAGGGAAACAAAGTGTGTGCTGAGATAGTTCATATTCTGTATGGCAAGCAAATTAAATATCTGAAGAGTGAAGGATTATG GCCAACAGCATTCACAGAGAAAGCActaaatgaagaaaaacaagatgtcaaagaaataaacag CAAGTTACATATGCATGGTAATAATGGCatgaatgatgatgatgatgatgataatgatggtGATGacgaggatgatgatgatgacctGTTTGTTAATCCAAACCACCAGAAGACAACATGCTATGTTGATTCAGACTCCAGTGAAGAAAGTGAAGACAATGAACATTGA